One region of Bactrocera neohumeralis isolate Rockhampton chromosome 5, APGP_CSIRO_Bneo_wtdbg2-racon-allhic-juicebox.fasta_v2, whole genome shotgun sequence genomic DNA includes:
- the LOC126758162 gene encoding mitochondrial amidoxime-reducing component 1-like, with protein MTNQLLFLCTITTTTAIIHSVNAAFFVIFAAAAYWIYSTWRRHSPPSKWRRIGVVDRMNIYPLKSAGPLELKPEDEVTCDLLGLRFNAAHDRSLMLVGDQNQMISGRQYPKLVLVHPKMLSPTRVVFTAPDMEDLELDYSHLMEQSQGRGVYTSIFGAKIKALLCGERYDKWFSHFLLGQESGMRLAYYPYRKPVRAINMRMIHQPLVTCDDTGTFNNATSYMLINLASVKDLNTRIPHPAHPLQFRGSFQLRMDEEVAYAEDNWKWVRIGENTIFRVLAPCTRCIFPTTNIFTGERDQDGEPLKTLNKYRLWPHQTGPSLGIQMGLRQTGIVKAGDVIYIEDM; from the exons ATGACAA ACCAACTGCTCTTCCTGTGTACCATAACCACAACCACCGCCATAATCCACAGCGTCAATGCGGCCTTCTTCGTGATATTCGCAGCGGCCGCCTACTGGATCTACAGCACTTGGCGCCGGCACAGTCCGCCTAGCAAATGGCGACGTATAGGCGTGGTGGATCGAATGAACATCTATCCGCTGAAATCCGCAGGCCCACTCGAATTGAAACCCGAAGATGAAGTGACCTGTGATCTGTTGGGTCTGCGCTTCAATGCCGCACACGATCGTTCATTAATGCTGGTCGGTGATCAAAATCAAATGATCTCCGGTCGCCAATATCCCAAATTGGTTTTAGTGCATCCCAAAATGTTATCGCCAACGCGTGTAGTCTTCACCGCACCCGATATGGAAGACCTCGAGTTGGACTACTCGCACTTGATGGAGCAGTCACAGGGTCGTGGTGTGTACACTTCGATTTTTGGCGCCAAAATCAAAGCTTTACTCTGCGGTGAGCGCTACGACAAGTGGTTCTCGCATTTCCTACTCGGACAAGAAAGTGGCATGCGTTTGGCGTATTATCCGTACCGCAAGCCGGTGCGTGCCATCAATATGCGCATGATACATCAACCGCTGGTGACTTGCGATGACACGGGCACCTTTAACAACGCCACCAGTTATATGCTCATCAATTTGGCCTCGGTGAAAGACCTAAACACACGCATACCACATCCGGCGCATCCGTTGCAATTCCGCGGTAGCTTTCAGTTGAGAATGGACGAAGAAGTGGCGTACGCAGAGGATAATTGGAAGTGGGTGAGAATTGGTGAAAATACTATCTTTCGCGTGCTCGCACCGTGTACTCGCTGTATTTTTCCCACCACAAATATTTTCACCGGCGAACGTGACCAAGACGGCGAACCGCTGAAAACGCTAAACAA ATACCGACTGTGGCCTCATCAAACTGGTCCGTCTTTGGGCATACAAATGGGCTTACGCCAGACTGGTATAGTGAAAGCAGGTGATGTCATCTATATAGAAGACATGTAG